A section of the Osmia lignaria lignaria isolate PbOS001 chromosome 16, iyOsmLign1, whole genome shotgun sequence genome encodes:
- the sev gene encoding receptor protein-tyrosine kinase sevenless isoform X2 → MLAKGLCVFLKVLALAGSVSAFLPEDLEDRATPANLQEECASKCPDLDLNQNRTDDLSSEVGCGVRCKIDQCTKGCGAWQRALDTSCQAVCNGTQELLPPKELYCVLGCHDALNRYFQQLKAEIGIPPAPALVADSLTATSLRLEWKGIDIERRGGGISYLVQWRYEELAETWQYCRNQSWGEDDQILVENLQPYTKYRFRVALLLKSSQHNPEPIVSAPSVVIRTLAEGLPTSAPVIVRAAVVDSCRVSVSWEPGPFPNGPLLSYVLRLQGADYSQLKDIPASENTTCLKIMGHYMFQNLEPNQNYSISVTMRNGVGEGPSAVTCITTTPEPAVKDTQQPILILGGQHVVMKQDADMLDDPSVIYENPSTICGVAIHVASAQLFVSDSMGYVYRTSLAKRTKPTVILSPSQTNFKPLSLSVDWLNLHLYILGEVKHATIWQIARCNLDGRGLTVAVAGSLMQPTHIEVDPYNGYLFWVNKCGLYRLDLADISNGVKHEVQPYLILEEAYLNAFTVDHTNFQLLVPSHINNTVRSLSLDGRELFNIRNNTQQPKFKNVISLAMANGLFYFTNGEEVLIEGYHSGQNRYFHNAYPDRSNGSFISVNVLMDASQPIPVPVNPPTGVQAVLGVERAKVSWQAPHLLGGQGKGAWQNWSYELEIKDESTGETIHQKDIAGSSHTVHNLREKSEYSIKAAAYTSAGRGPWSTEFRGRTLRDGSHASILWSANEGLLRSDVTGENIETLIYKASLKEAETDYHIVDVTWHKDVLYIVGNNSALYRYNVTSHQKSKMNIHSVGSVAVDWLSRKLYWANPKQQIITRANLNGSHQEPMSILAIVKELMIDSLEAYLYWSTGHAVEVARLNGQDRRYYHSDEIFNGKQVMGLTLDTENRYVYWIVRSYESGSIVYRAPTSERIPMSHKIVPEKVSALQHPNMQGSLCYFSEHLFWLQDDRNAVIGDLSGQNTAVINGIALSGLRMVAVMDPALHQYPKNLTSETVVVLPNAVNYSSIRVEGIWRNFNISWDPVENINYGTVFYEVKFADYINTNSNPEITTETSMPYNNSEQILPYSVLEVTVKAFTYWETAHHTRKILRSPQSVPTQPTNPRAFIEFHKEPLSENVDIFAIFRWDQPEFTNGLITGYTVQCWFIENHTEIQICDNSLIPASLLEHTVQDLLPNTTYYFQVRAHTEIGAGPYTDVINISTIYENPVPQLLVATLDAVRVSDLDQEVNYTITRHIAIEVAYLAAESKIYWINEMQELVTSELNGANATKMLALNNSALSITVDWVARNLYWSESSYIENEGRIMKLDLTTWQVGILKYENIVTTNRRIVNLDVLPSTGSLYWIELTKKDIGVIMQSDLNGKSNQLFFNHTDDCSCPYRPSVIPVMTIDSTNYQKPVMYWISLEGHLNIADINGCTCSLIVSVSFNKGLPPTSLTVDKMNIYWSNIAEDQIYFVNKKYPDDEDIKHFYLPTVRSIKALGKSLQSYPITNCLIPHQVSYNVEESNKTANTITVKLPRPVPQFDCKEYNLPTTLYTIYVSPCLENDPNMCKDTDRTKLQTYETEYQIKNLKPFTKYRLKLALSNYYADLESMSLEFGSGVVLRTGAGAPTAPENVTVEALTPTLAIVYWMPPKILNAAAVRYEIHWKLDSLINGARQKGEQLIKGNERTADGRFFSMLEPWLPGQKYKVFVRAYPAESNDNYSESLGKPVTMYPEPNKIFLTGVSLDSLNVTWTPTVNQVKYTLEYKDVAMEDWQVANDSKMYKNKVTYFIKNLQPRTSYKFRLLIRYPNYKKDFVWPPDGGFTFLTMGDVPSAPGMPTVTKLRNSVYQLNWEPAQAHGSQITLYRLEGMKINEINEQIDSSDNTSWKLYYNGTDNYWIITGDMDDKYRFRVQAKNAYGFGPWSRSSLVIDLTETTGGILATQQHLGLVLGLSVPVITIMLICFCYFLCLYRQRKEDKKAVLPPLVSDVELATLREIPRGNFVQSNALYASTLQTDPDDSTLPKIRREQITLAKFLGSGAFGEVFQGNAKDLERPGITPVAIKTLRKGASAQEKTEFLQEARLMSHFRHKHVLRLLGVCLDTDPPLLVLELMEAGDLLSYLRASRSLQPSDPHALRLQDLLAMCEDVARGCRYLEDLHFVHRDLACRNCLVSARDRENRVVKIGDFGLARDIYKNDYYRKEGEGLLPVRWMAPESLVDGVFTSQSDVWAFGVLMWEITSLGQQPYPARTNLEVLHHVRAGGRLPKPLNCPPVLHQLMLRCWSAADARPSFKVCLENIVSLRSTIEDAPLSPVHAGHYLARRGVSNMAYFADENQNHNNSGNSWKSSSSEGSRDMQPFLQNSHNAALTSQSSDTPKYLELLADNEDIILRENSTNGYEVPRSIHISHPNLTNTTKPSTNGDLKKNLHSDQEQKDTLSDTKEQLGKKCDKRSSVSSLSLPERKRASLASMTEKSNGSDCSQSGPTVKTILKRDSFTSLTDQRKNKRNIVERRGSEISLEGRSSSSLSSSISLAPPTRPSSSLISSQNVLPLKNSVIGGDTMANDGNVKSTLPKIQRTHSNLQNGKANIPLVINSALLNLLRQTPVVEDSNNIVTYTNINTDAVRVNGS, encoded by the exons AATCGAACGGACGACTTAAGTTCAGAGGTGGGGTGTGGAGTACGATGCAAGATCGACCAG TGCACAAAAGGCTGTGGAGCGTGGCAACGAGCACTCGACACGAGCTGTCAAGCCGTCTGC AATGGAACGCAAGAACTGCTGCCGCCCAAGGAACTCTATTGTGTTCTGGGTTGTCACGACGCGCTAAATCGTTACTTCCAACAATTGAAAG CGGAAATCGGCATCCCACCCGCGCCGGCTCTGGTGGCGGACTCGTTGACCGCAACATCTCTGAGGCTCGAATGGAAAGGAATAGACATCGAAAGACGCGGAGGAGGAATCTCGTATCTGGTGCAATGGAGGTACGAAGAACTGGCTGAAACTTGGCAGTACTGCAGAAATCAATCTTGGGGGGAAGATGATCAGATCTTGGTGGAGAACTTGCAGCCGTACACGAAGTACAGA TTTCGCGTAGCGTTACTCTTAAAATCATCGCAACACAATCCCGAGCCGATCGTCTCCGCTCCGAGCGTCGTGATACGAACGCTGGCAGAGGGTTTACCGACCTCAGCACCGGTAATTGTAAGAGCGGCGGTGGTTGACAGCTGCCGTGTCTCTGTGTCTTGGGAACCAGGTCCATTTCCAAACGGGCCACTTTTGTCTTATGTCCTGCGACTGCAAGGGGCTGACTACTCCCAGCTTAAG GATATACCAGCGTCAGAGAATACTACATGTCTCAAAATCATGGGTCACTACATGTTTCAAAATCTCGAGCCGAATCAAAATTATTCCATAAGCGTAACTATGAGAAACGGTGTCGGCGAGGGTCCTTCTGCGGTCACTTGCATTACAACAACCCCGGAACCGGCTG TGAAAGACACGCAACAACCAATTCTAATTCTCGGAGGGCAACACGTAGTCATGAAGCAGGACGCGGACATGCTTGACGATCCCAGCGTGATTTACGAGAACCCGAGTACGATTTGTGGTGTCGCGATCCACGTTGCTTCCGCCCAGCTTTTCGTCTCTGATTCCATGGGATACGTGTACAGAACGTCCCTCGCGAAACGAACGAAACCGACAGTGATACTGAGCCCCAGTCAAACTAACTTCAAACCGTTAAGCCTGTCCGTCGATTGGCTGAACCTGCATTTATACATTCTGGGCGAGGTGAAACACGCGACGATTTGGCAGATAGCAAGATGCAATTTAGATGGAAGAGGTTTGACTGTTGCCGTGGCTGGTTCCTTAATGCAACCCACTCACATCGAAGTAGACCCGTACAATGGATACTTATTCTGGGTGAACAAGTGTGGTTTGTACAGATTGGATCTGGCTGACATTAGCAACGGAGTGAAACACGAG GTTCAGCCTTATTTAATCCTGGAAGAAGCTTATTTGAACGCATTCACTGTAGACCACACGAACTTTCAGTTGTTAGTCCCTAGTCACATTAATAACACGGTGAGGTCACTTTCCCTGGATGGTCGGGAGCTGTTCAATATCCGTAACAACACTCAGCAACCGAAATTCAAGAATGTAATCTCTTTAGCAATGGCGAACGGTTTGTTTTACTTTACCAACGGGGAGGAGGTATTGATAGAAGGATATCATTCAGGACAGAACAGATATTTTCATAATGCCTATCCTGATAG GTCGAACGGTTCATTTATCAGTGTCAATGTACTTATGGACGCGAGCCAGCCCATTCCTGTTCCGGTGAATCCTCCCACGGGTGTCCAAGCTGTTCTCGGGGTAGAGAGGGCCAAAGTTTCTTGGCAAGCGCCTCATTTGTTGGGCGGTCAGGGTAAGGGCGCTTGGCAGAATTGGTCCTACGAGCTCGAGATCAAGGACGAGTCCACTGGGGAGACGATCCATCAGAAAGATATCGCCGGATCGTCTCACACTGTGCATAATCTTCGAGAGAAATCAGAGTATTCGATCAAAGCTGCCGCTTATACCAGCGCTGGCAGAGGACCGTGGTCCACCGAATTCAGGGGACGAACGTTAAG AGACGGATCACACGCGTCCATTCTTTGGTCCGCGAACGAAGGTCTCCTAAGAAGCGACGTAACTGGTGAGAATATCGAAACTCTGATATACAAAGCGAGTTTAAAAGAAGCAGAGACCGACTATCATATCGTCGACGTCACTTGGCACAAGGATGTTCTATATATCGTGGGAAATAATTCCGCGTTGTACCGATACAATGTCACTAGCCATCAGAAGAGCAAGATGAACATTCATTCCGTCGGTAGCGTGGCTGTTGACTGGCTATCGAGAAAATTATACTGGGCTAATCCGAAGCAACAAATT ATTACAAGAGCAAATTTAAATGGATCTCATCAGGAACCTATGTCAATTTTAGCCATCGTTAAGGAATTAATGATCGATTCTTTGGAGGCGTATTTATATTGGTCCACAGGTCATGCGGTTGAAGTAGCGCGCTTAAATGGACAGGATAGAAGATACTATCATTCTGACGAGATATTCAATGGCAAACAAGTGATGGGTTTAACGTTGGACACAGAAAACAGATACGTTTATTGGATTGTTCGTAGTTATGAGAGTGGATCGATTGTCTATCGTGCACCAACGTCAGAAAGGATCCCTATGAGTCACAAAATTGTGCCTGAGAAG GTGTCAGCCCTGCAGCATCCAAACATGCAAGGCTCTTTGTGTTACTTTTCAGAGCACCTTTTCTGGCTGCAAGACGATCGAAACGCAGTGATAGGCGATCTGTCAGGTCAGAACACAGCTGTGATAAATGGCATCGCTCTATCGGGCCTTCGTATGGTAGCCGTGATGGATCCAGCTCTTCATCAATACCCAAAGAATCTAACATCAGAGACGGTGGTCGTTCTACCAAACGCGGTTAATTACAGTAGCATCAGAGTTGAAGGGATCTGGAGGAACTTCAACATATCCTGGGACCCTGTGGAGAACATCAACTACGGCACTGTATTCTACGAAGTGAAATTCGCCGACTACATTAACACGAATTCGAATCCAGAGATCACGACCGAGACTTCGATGCCTTACAACAACTCGGAACAGATTCTACCTTATTCGGTCCTGGAGGTGACAGTGAAAGCGTTCACATACTGGGAAACTGCACACCATACCAGGAAGATATTAAGATCACCGCAAAGTGTGCCGACCCAGCCAACCAATCCCAGAGCCTTCATAGAGTTCCACAAAGAACCACTGAGCGAGAACGTAGATATATTCGCGATATTCAG ATGGGACCAACCAGAGTTCACTAATGGTTTGATCACTGGGTACACAGTTCAATGTTGGTTCATAGAGAACCACACAGAGATCCAAATCTGCGATAACTCTTTGATTCCTGCGTCATTACTGGAGCACACTGTGCAAGATCTCTTGCCAAATACAACTTACTACTTCCAAGTTCGAGCGCATACCGAGATCGGCGCAGGGCCGTACACGGATGTGATAAACATTTCAACGATATACGAGAATCCGGTACCCCAACTGTTAGTAGCTACGCTGGATGCGGTTAGGGTATCGGATCTAGATCAAGAAGTAAATTACACGATCACTCGACACATTGCCATCGAGGTGGCCTATCTAGCTGCGGAGAGTAAAATCTATTGGATAAACGAGATGCAAGAGTTGGTCACTTCGGAGTTGAACGGTGCGAATGCCACGAAAATGTTGGCATTGAACAACAGTGCTCTTAGTATAACCGTCGATTGGGTGGCGAGGAACTTGTATTGGTCCGAATCGAGCTACATAGAAAACGAAGGTCGTATCATGAAGTTAGATTTGACCACCTGGCAAGTTGGTATTCTTAAGTACGAGAATATCGTTACGACGAATAGGCGCATAGTGAACCTTGACGTGTTACCATCTACAGG ATCACTGTACTGGATAGAATTAACGAAGAAGGACATCGGAGTGATAATGCAATCAGATTTGAATGGAAAATCGAATCAATTGTTCTTCAATCACACAGACGACTGCTCTTGTCCGTACAGACCATCGGTGATTCCCGTGATGACGATCGACAGCACGAACTATCAGAAACCAGTCATGTACTGGATCTCCCTGGAAGGGCACCTAAACATCGCTGACATCAATGGTTGCACTTGCAGCTTGATAGTGAGCGTGAGCTTCAACAAAGGCCTGCCACCGACCTCGTTAACAGTCGACAAGATGAACATCTATTGGTCCAATATCGCGGAGGATCAGATTTACTTCGTAAATAAAAAGTACCCTGACGATGAAGATATCAAGCATTTCTATCTGCCAACCGTGCGCAGCATAAAAGCTCTTGGGAAATCATTGCAATCCTATCCCATAACGAATTGCTTGATACCCCATCAGGTGTCCTACAACGTCGAAGAATCCAATAAAACAGCGAATACTATCACTGTGAAGCTTCCTCGACCTGTACCTCAGTTCGATTGCAAGGAATACAATTTACCTACGACACTGTACACGATATACGTGTCTCCGTGCTTGGAAAATGATCCTAACATGTGCAAGGACACTGACAGAACAAAGTTGCAGACATACGAAACTGAGTATCAAATAAAGAATCTGAAGCCTTTCACGAAGTACAGATTGAAACTGGCATTGAGCAATTACTATGCTGATTTAGAATCGATGAGCTTAGAGTTTGGCTCTGGCGTGGTACTGAGAACCGGAGCTGGTGCTCCGACTGCTCCAGAAAACGTAACTGTCGAGGCTCTGACCCCAACGTTGGCCATCGTTTATTGGATGCCTCCAAAGATACTAAACGCTGCTGCTGTCCGATACGAAATACATTGGAAGCTAGATAGCCTGATAAACGGGGCACGACAAAAGGGAGAACAGTTGATAAAGGGCAACGAGCGCACCGCGGATGGTCGATTCTTTAGCATGCTCGAACCATGGTTGCCTGGTCAGAAGTATAAAGTGTTCGTCCGTGCCTATCCTGCTGAATCTAACGACAATTATAGCGAGAGTCTTGGCAAACCGGTGACAATGTACCCGGAGcctaataaaatattcttaactGGGGTCAGTTTGGACAGTCTGAATGTAACTTGGACGCCAACCGTGAATCAAGTCAAATACACTTTAGAGTATAAAGATGTTGCCATGGAGGACTGGCAAGTGGCGAATGATTCTAAAATGTACAAAAACAAAGTGACTTACTTTATCAAGAACCTACAACCGCGTACTTCGTACAAATTTCGTCTGCTCATTAGATATCCTAATTATAAGAAAGACTTTGTTTGGCCACCCGATGGGGGGTTCACGTTTCTGACAATGG gtGATGTACCAAGTGCGCCAGGAATGCCTACAGTTACTAAGCTTCGCAATTCCGTGTATCAATTAAACTGGGAACCTGCCCAGGCTCATGGTTCACAGATCACGCTCTACCGTCTAGAAGGGATGAAAATAAACGAGATCAACGAACAAATAGACTCGAGCGATAATACCAGCTGGAAACTGTATTACAATGGAACGGATAATTACTGGATAATCACGGGCGACATGGACGACAAGTATCGGTTCCGGGTTCAGGCTAAAAACGCGTACGGATTTGGCCCATGGAGCAGATCCAGTCTCGTCATTGATTTAACTGAAACTACAGGAGGAATATTAGCGACACAACAGCATCTTGGTTTGGTGCTGGGACTCAGCGTCCCTGTTATCACCATCATGCTCATCTgcttttgttattttctttgcc TGTATCGGCAACGCAAGGAGGACAAAAAGGCAGTTCTACCTCCGTTAGTAAGCGACGTAGAACTGGCGACTCTACGGGAGATACCGAGAGGAAATTTCGTTCAATCCAACGCTCTTTATGCGTCCACTTTGCAAACTGATCCTGATGACTCGACGTTGCCGAAAATCAGAAGGGAACAAATCACGCTGGCCAAGTTTCTGGGCAGCGGGGCATTTGGAGAG GTGTTTCAAGGTAACGCGAAAGATTTGGAGAGACCAGGAATCACCCCGGTTGCTATAAAAACCCTACGAAAGGGAGCATCGGCTCAGGAGAAGACCGAGTTCCTTCAGGAAGCCAGACTTATGAGTCATTTTCGGCATAAACACGTGCTCAGACTTCTGGGAGTTTGTTTAGACACAGATCCACCACTGTTGGTGCTGGAACTGATGGAGGCTGGCGATTTGTTAAGTTATTTGAGAGCCAGCCGATCGTTGCAGCCTTCCGATCCACATGCTCTGCGCTTGCAAGATTTACTTGCCATGTGCGAAGATGTCGCTAGGGGATGTCGTTATTTGGAGGACCTGCATTTTGTACATAGAGATCTAGCCTGCCGAAATTGCCTGGTATCTGCTAGGGATCGAGAGAACCGTGTCGTTAAGATCGGTGACTTTGGCCTTGCCAGGGATATATACAAGAACGATTACTATAGAAAG GAAGGGGAAGGGTTGCTCCCCGTTCGTTGGATGGCTCCTGAATCATTGGTGGATGGAGTATTCACTTCTCAGAGTGACGTTTGGGCATTTGGAGTACTGATGTGGGAAATCACGTCGTTAGGGCAGCAACCGTATCCTGCCAGGACTAATCTAGAAGTATTACACCACGTTCGTGCGGGTGGAAGGTTACCCAAACCTCTCAACTGTCCACCTGTTCTACATCAACTGATGCTGCGTTGTTGGAGTGCCGCTGATGCCAGGCCGAGTTTCAAAGTTTGCCTTGAAAACATAGTTAGTCTTCGTAGCACTATAGAGGACGCGCCGTTAAGTCCGGTACACGCTGGTCATTACCTGGCTAGAAGAG GCGTGTCTAACATGGCTTACTTTGCCGACGAGAATCAAAATCATAATAATTCAG GGAACTCCTGGAAATCGAGCAGTTCCGAAGGCAGTCGCGATATGCAACCATTCCTTCAGAATTCTCATAACGCAGCCCTGACATCGCAATCCAGTGATACACCGAAATATTTAGAGTTATTAGCGGATAACGAGGATATTATTTTAAGGGAAAATTCGACGAACGGATACGAAGTGCCTCGATCGATCCATATCTCTCATCCGAACCTGACTAATACAACCAAACCTAGTACAAATGGAGATCTAAAGAAGAATTTACACTCTGACCAAGAACAGAAAGATACTTTGAGTGACACCAAAGAACAACTGGGGAAGAAATGTGATAAGAGATCTTCGGTATCCAGTTTAAGTTTACCCGAGCGTAAAAGAGCATCGCTTGCAAGTATGACTGAAAAGTCTAACGGTTCTGATTGCTCGCAATCAGGACCGACTGTTAAAACGATCTTAAAAAGAGACTCCTTCACGTCTCTAACTGATCAACGAAAGAATAAAAGGAACATAGTCGAACGACGAGGTTCGGAGATAAGTTTAGAAGGTAGAAGTTCTAGTTCGTTAAGCTCCAGTATCAGTTTAGCTCCACCAACACGACCTAGCTCATCTTTAATTAGTTCGCAaaatgttcttcctctgaagaACAGTGTTATCGGTGGAGACACAATGGCGAACGATGGTAACGTTAAAAGCACATTGCCAAAAATTCAAAGGACTCATTCTAATTTACAAAATGGTAAAGCCAACATTCCTTTGGTGATAAATAGTGCATTGTTAAATTTATTAAGACAAACTCCTGTCGTCGAAGACAGCAACAATATAGTCACGTACACGAATATTAATACGGATGCCGTTAGAGTGAACGGATCCTGA